One genomic window of Muntiacus reevesi chromosome 4, mMunRee1.1, whole genome shotgun sequence includes the following:
- the LOC136167758 gene encoding zinc finger protein with KRAB and SCAN domains 7-like isoform X4: MASSQLSQKQDISEELKSADRTSGILCGLILGGPEAGTACEEALEKLKVQPSDEEGTRLESDFLEITQEDKKKSTKDRCDEYKELGGHLDLSSSLSEHQGVLKGQKLYQCDECGKVFNWSSHLIGHQRIHTGEKPYECSECGKAFRQTSQLIVHLRIHTGEKPYECSDCGKTYRHSSHLIQHQRLHTGEKPYKCSECGKAFNESSKLFDHQRTHTGEKPYGCKECGALFSRSKSLIRHQVLHTGKKPYKCDECGKAFCSSRNLIDHQRIHTGEKPYECNECGKAFSRSKCLTRHQSLHTGKKPYKCSKCVKAFNQISQLADHERIHTGEKPFECNVCGKAFSLSKCLTRHQRLHTGEKPYKCNDCGKSFNQNSYLIIHQRIHTGEKPYECNECGKVFTHNSSLMVHQRTHTGEKPYKCQVCEKAFRDSSQLTVHQRVHTGEKPYECIECGKAFSQRSTFNHHQRTHTGEKHSGLARSVS, from the coding sequence ATGGCAAGTTCACAGTTGTCTCAGAAGCAGGACATTTCTGAAGAGTTGAAGTCAGCTGACAGGACCTCAGGCATACTTTGTGGACTTATTCTTGGAGGACCAGAAGCTGGGACTGCCTGTGAAGAAGCTTTAGAGAAACTAAAAGTTCAACCCTCAGATGAAGAAGGAACCAGACTGGAAAGTGATTTCTTAGAGATAACACAGGAGGATAAAAAGAAATCTACAAAGGATCGATGTGATGAGTATAAGGAACTTGGGGGACATCTAGATCTGTCCTCCAGTCTCTCAGAACATCAGGGAGTTCTGAAGGGACAGAAATTATATCAATGTGATGAATGTGGCAAAGTTTTTAATTGGAGTTCACACCTCATTGGGCATCAAAgaatccacactggagagaaaccatatgagTGTTCTGAGTGTGGCAAGGCCTTTAGGCAGACCTCTCAGCTCATTGTCCACCTCAGAATCCATACAGGGGAAAAACCTTATGAATGCAGTGATTGTGGAAAGACCTATCGTCACAGTTCCCATCTCATTCAACACCAGAGACttcatactggggagaaaccatataaatgcaGTGAATGCGGAAAAGCTTTCAATGAAAGTTCCAAACTCTTTGACCACCAGAGAACTCATACTGGGGAGAAACCATATGGATGCAAGGAGTGTGGAGCACTCTTTAGTCGGAGTAAAAGCCTTATCCGCCATCAGGTACTTCACACTGGTAAGAAACCTTACAAGTGTGATGAGTGTGGGAAAGCTTTCTGTTCTAGCAGAAATCTTATTGACCATCAGAGAATCCACACTGGGGAGAAGCCTTATGAGTGTAATGAATGTGGCAAGGCCTTCAGTCGGAGTAAATGTCTTACTCGACATCAGAGTCTCCACACTGGGAAAAAACCATACAAGTGTAGCAAATGTGTGAAAGCCTTCAATCAGATCTCTCAACTTGCCGACCAtgagcgaattcatactggagaaaaaCCGTTTGAATGTAATGTGTGTGGTAAGGCATTCAGTCTGAGTAAATGTCTCACTCGACATCAGCGACTTCACACTGGTGAAAAGCCCTATAAATGCAATgattgtggaaaatccttcaatcAAAACTCGTACCTCATTATTCATCAGCGAATTCACACTGGTgagaaaccttatgaatgtaatgaatgtggaaaGGTCTTCACTCATAATTCTAGCCTTATGGTACACCAGAGAACCCATACTGGGGAGAAGCCCTATAAATGCCAAGTTTGTGAGAAAGCCTTTCGTGATAGCTCACAACTCACCGTGCACCaaagagttcatactggagagaaaccctatgaatgtatcgagtgtgggaaagccttcagtcAGCGTTCTACTTTCAATCACCACCAGCgaactcacactggagagaagcaCTCAGGTCTGGCTCGGTCTGTTTCTTAA
- the LOC136167758 gene encoding zinc finger protein with KRAB and SCAN domains 7-like isoform X3 gives MLENCCSLAPLAGENRMASSQLSQKQDISEELKSADRTSGILCGLILGGPEAGTACEEALEKLKVQPSDEEGTRLESDFLEITQEDKKKSTKDRCDEYKELGGHLDLSSSLSEHQGVLKGQKLYQCDECGKVFNWSSHLIGHQRIHTGEKPYECSECGKAFRQTSQLIVHLRIHTGEKPYECSDCGKTYRHSSHLIQHQRLHTGEKPYKCSECGKAFNESSKLFDHQRTHTGEKPYGCKECGALFSRSKSLIRHQVLHTGKKPYKCDECGKAFCSSRNLIDHQRIHTGEKPYECNECGKAFSRSKCLTRHQSLHTGKKPYKCSKCVKAFNQISQLADHERIHTGEKPFECNVCGKAFSLSKCLTRHQRLHTGEKPYKCNDCGKSFNQNSYLIIHQRIHTGEKPYECNECGKVFTHNSSLMVHQRTHTGEKPYKCQVCEKAFRDSSQLTVHQRVHTGEKPYECIECGKAFSQRSTFNHHQRTHTGEKHSGLARSVS, from the exons ATGCTGGAAAACTGCTGCAGCCTGGCCCCATTGG CAGGTGAAAACAGGATGGCAAGTTCACAGTTGTCTCAGAAGCAGGACATTTCTGAAGAGTTGAAGTCAGCTGACAGGACCTCAGGCATACTTTGTGGACTTATTCTTGGAGGACCAGAAGCTGGGACTGCCTGTGAAGAAGCTTTAGAGAAACTAAAAGTTCAACCCTCAGATGAAGAAGGAACCAGACTGGAAAGTGATTTCTTAGAGATAACACAGGAGGATAAAAAGAAATCTACAAAGGATCGATGTGATGAGTATAAGGAACTTGGGGGACATCTAGATCTGTCCTCCAGTCTCTCAGAACATCAGGGAGTTCTGAAGGGACAGAAATTATATCAATGTGATGAATGTGGCAAAGTTTTTAATTGGAGTTCACACCTCATTGGGCATCAAAgaatccacactggagagaaaccatatgagTGTTCTGAGTGTGGCAAGGCCTTTAGGCAGACCTCTCAGCTCATTGTCCACCTCAGAATCCATACAGGGGAAAAACCTTATGAATGCAGTGATTGTGGAAAGACCTATCGTCACAGTTCCCATCTCATTCAACACCAGAGACttcatactggggagaaaccatataaatgcaGTGAATGCGGAAAAGCTTTCAATGAAAGTTCCAAACTCTTTGACCACCAGAGAACTCATACTGGGGAGAAACCATATGGATGCAAGGAGTGTGGAGCACTCTTTAGTCGGAGTAAAAGCCTTATCCGCCATCAGGTACTTCACACTGGTAAGAAACCTTACAAGTGTGATGAGTGTGGGAAAGCTTTCTGTTCTAGCAGAAATCTTATTGACCATCAGAGAATCCACACTGGGGAGAAGCCTTATGAGTGTAATGAATGTGGCAAGGCCTTCAGTCGGAGTAAATGTCTTACTCGACATCAGAGTCTCCACACTGGGAAAAAACCATACAAGTGTAGCAAATGTGTGAAAGCCTTCAATCAGATCTCTCAACTTGCCGACCAtgagcgaattcatactggagaaaaaCCGTTTGAATGTAATGTGTGTGGTAAGGCATTCAGTCTGAGTAAATGTCTCACTCGACATCAGCGACTTCACACTGGTGAAAAGCCCTATAAATGCAATgattgtggaaaatccttcaatcAAAACTCGTACCTCATTATTCATCAGCGAATTCACACTGGTgagaaaccttatgaatgtaatgaatgtggaaaGGTCTTCACTCATAATTCTAGCCTTATGGTACACCAGAGAACCCATACTGGGGAGAAGCCCTATAAATGCCAAGTTTGTGAGAAAGCCTTTCGTGATAGCTCACAACTCACCGTGCACCaaagagttcatactggagagaaaccctatgaatgtatcgagtgtgggaaagccttcagtcAGCGTTCTACTTTCAATCACCACCAGCgaactcacactggagagaagcaCTCAGGTCTGGCTCGGTCTGTTTCTTAA
- the LOC136167758 gene encoding zinc finger protein with KRAB and SCAN domains 7-like isoform X1 — protein MCPPSFFLSPHPFDHQGLNPVLVCLLTLPLGLRMFLSSRSLSLQEAAELEFLSVNYTLKKWKGTALSQRALYWNIMLENCCSLAPLAGENRMASSQLSQKQDISEELKSADRTSGILCGLILGGPEAGTACEEALEKLKVQPSDEEGTRLESDFLEITQEDKKKSTKDRCDEYKELGGHLDLSSSLSEHQGVLKGQKLYQCDECGKVFNWSSHLIGHQRIHTGEKPYECSECGKAFRQTSQLIVHLRIHTGEKPYECSDCGKTYRHSSHLIQHQRLHTGEKPYKCSECGKAFNESSKLFDHQRTHTGEKPYGCKECGALFSRSKSLIRHQVLHTGKKPYKCDECGKAFCSSRNLIDHQRIHTGEKPYECNECGKAFSRSKCLTRHQSLHTGKKPYKCSKCVKAFNQISQLADHERIHTGEKPFECNVCGKAFSLSKCLTRHQRLHTGEKPYKCNDCGKSFNQNSYLIIHQRIHTGEKPYECNECGKVFTHNSSLMVHQRTHTGEKPYKCQVCEKAFRDSSQLTVHQRVHTGEKPYECIECGKAFSQRSTFNHHQRTHTGEKHSGLARSVS, from the exons ATGTGTCCTCCCAGCTTCTTTCTGTCCCCTCACCCCTTTGACCACCAGGGTCTCAACCCTGTCTTGGTATGCTTGTTGACTCTGCCCCTCGGGCTGCGAATGTTCCTGAGCAGTAGAAGCTTGTCATTACAGGAGGCTGCAGAGTTGGAGTTTCTGTCTGTGAACTATACTCTGAAGAAGTGGAAAGGTACAGCACTCAGCCAGAGAGCCCTGTACTGGAACATCATGCTGGAAAACTGCTGCAGCCTGGCCCCATTGG CAGGTGAAAACAGGATGGCAAGTTCACAGTTGTCTCAGAAGCAGGACATTTCTGAAGAGTTGAAGTCAGCTGACAGGACCTCAGGCATACTTTGTGGACTTATTCTTGGAGGACCAGAAGCTGGGACTGCCTGTGAAGAAGCTTTAGAGAAACTAAAAGTTCAACCCTCAGATGAAGAAGGAACCAGACTGGAAAGTGATTTCTTAGAGATAACACAGGAGGATAAAAAGAAATCTACAAAGGATCGATGTGATGAGTATAAGGAACTTGGGGGACATCTAGATCTGTCCTCCAGTCTCTCAGAACATCAGGGAGTTCTGAAGGGACAGAAATTATATCAATGTGATGAATGTGGCAAAGTTTTTAATTGGAGTTCACACCTCATTGGGCATCAAAgaatccacactggagagaaaccatatgagTGTTCTGAGTGTGGCAAGGCCTTTAGGCAGACCTCTCAGCTCATTGTCCACCTCAGAATCCATACAGGGGAAAAACCTTATGAATGCAGTGATTGTGGAAAGACCTATCGTCACAGTTCCCATCTCATTCAACACCAGAGACttcatactggggagaaaccatataaatgcaGTGAATGCGGAAAAGCTTTCAATGAAAGTTCCAAACTCTTTGACCACCAGAGAACTCATACTGGGGAGAAACCATATGGATGCAAGGAGTGTGGAGCACTCTTTAGTCGGAGTAAAAGCCTTATCCGCCATCAGGTACTTCACACTGGTAAGAAACCTTACAAGTGTGATGAGTGTGGGAAAGCTTTCTGTTCTAGCAGAAATCTTATTGACCATCAGAGAATCCACACTGGGGAGAAGCCTTATGAGTGTAATGAATGTGGCAAGGCCTTCAGTCGGAGTAAATGTCTTACTCGACATCAGAGTCTCCACACTGGGAAAAAACCATACAAGTGTAGCAAATGTGTGAAAGCCTTCAATCAGATCTCTCAACTTGCCGACCAtgagcgaattcatactggagaaaaaCCGTTTGAATGTAATGTGTGTGGTAAGGCATTCAGTCTGAGTAAATGTCTCACTCGACATCAGCGACTTCACACTGGTGAAAAGCCCTATAAATGCAATgattgtggaaaatccttcaatcAAAACTCGTACCTCATTATTCATCAGCGAATTCACACTGGTgagaaaccttatgaatgtaatgaatgtggaaaGGTCTTCACTCATAATTCTAGCCTTATGGTACACCAGAGAACCCATACTGGGGAGAAGCCCTATAAATGCCAAGTTTGTGAGAAAGCCTTTCGTGATAGCTCACAACTCACCGTGCACCaaagagttcatactggagagaaaccctatgaatgtatcgagtgtgggaaagccttcagtcAGCGTTCTACTTTCAATCACCACCAGCgaactcacactggagagaagcaCTCAGGTCTGGCTCGGTCTGTTTCTTAA
- the LOC136167758 gene encoding zinc finger protein 852-like isoform X2 — translation MCPPSFFLSPHPFDHQGLNPVLVCLLTLPLGLRMFLSSRSLSLQEAAELEFLSVNYTLKKWKGTALSQRALYWNIMLENCCSLAPLGENRMASSQLSQKQDISEELKSADRTSGILCGLILGGPEAGTACEEALEKLKVQPSDEEGTRLESDFLEITQEDKKKSTKDRCDEYKELGGHLDLSSSLSEHQGVLKGQKLYQCDECGKVFNWSSHLIGHQRIHTGEKPYECSECGKAFRQTSQLIVHLRIHTGEKPYECSDCGKTYRHSSHLIQHQRLHTGEKPYKCSECGKAFNESSKLFDHQRTHTGEKPYGCKECGALFSRSKSLIRHQVLHTGKKPYKCDECGKAFCSSRNLIDHQRIHTGEKPYECNECGKAFSRSKCLTRHQSLHTGKKPYKCSKCVKAFNQISQLADHERIHTGEKPFECNVCGKAFSLSKCLTRHQRLHTGEKPYKCNDCGKSFNQNSYLIIHQRIHTGEKPYECNECGKVFTHNSSLMVHQRTHTGEKPYKCQVCEKAFRDSSQLTVHQRVHTGEKPYECIECGKAFSQRSTFNHHQRTHTGEKHSGLARSVS, via the exons ATGTGTCCTCCCAGCTTCTTTCTGTCCCCTCACCCCTTTGACCACCAGGGTCTCAACCCTGTCTTGGTATGCTTGTTGACTCTGCCCCTCGGGCTGCGAATGTTCCTGAGCAGTAGAAGCTTGTCATTACAGGAGGCTGCAGAGTTGGAGTTTCTGTCTGTGAACTATACTCTGAAGAAGTGGAAAGGTACAGCACTCAGCCAGAGAGCCCTGTACTGGAACATCATGCTGGAAAACTGCTGCAGCCTGGCCCCATTGG GTGAAAACAGGATGGCAAGTTCACAGTTGTCTCAGAAGCAGGACATTTCTGAAGAGTTGAAGTCAGCTGACAGGACCTCAGGCATACTTTGTGGACTTATTCTTGGAGGACCAGAAGCTGGGACTGCCTGTGAAGAAGCTTTAGAGAAACTAAAAGTTCAACCCTCAGATGAAGAAGGAACCAGACTGGAAAGTGATTTCTTAGAGATAACACAGGAGGATAAAAAGAAATCTACAAAGGATCGATGTGATGAGTATAAGGAACTTGGGGGACATCTAGATCTGTCCTCCAGTCTCTCAGAACATCAGGGAGTTCTGAAGGGACAGAAATTATATCAATGTGATGAATGTGGCAAAGTTTTTAATTGGAGTTCACACCTCATTGGGCATCAAAgaatccacactggagagaaaccatatgagTGTTCTGAGTGTGGCAAGGCCTTTAGGCAGACCTCTCAGCTCATTGTCCACCTCAGAATCCATACAGGGGAAAAACCTTATGAATGCAGTGATTGTGGAAAGACCTATCGTCACAGTTCCCATCTCATTCAACACCAGAGACttcatactggggagaaaccatataaatgcaGTGAATGCGGAAAAGCTTTCAATGAAAGTTCCAAACTCTTTGACCACCAGAGAACTCATACTGGGGAGAAACCATATGGATGCAAGGAGTGTGGAGCACTCTTTAGTCGGAGTAAAAGCCTTATCCGCCATCAGGTACTTCACACTGGTAAGAAACCTTACAAGTGTGATGAGTGTGGGAAAGCTTTCTGTTCTAGCAGAAATCTTATTGACCATCAGAGAATCCACACTGGGGAGAAGCCTTATGAGTGTAATGAATGTGGCAAGGCCTTCAGTCGGAGTAAATGTCTTACTCGACATCAGAGTCTCCACACTGGGAAAAAACCATACAAGTGTAGCAAATGTGTGAAAGCCTTCAATCAGATCTCTCAACTTGCCGACCAtgagcgaattcatactggagaaaaaCCGTTTGAATGTAATGTGTGTGGTAAGGCATTCAGTCTGAGTAAATGTCTCACTCGACATCAGCGACTTCACACTGGTGAAAAGCCCTATAAATGCAATgattgtggaaaatccttcaatcAAAACTCGTACCTCATTATTCATCAGCGAATTCACACTGGTgagaaaccttatgaatgtaatgaatgtggaaaGGTCTTCACTCATAATTCTAGCCTTATGGTACACCAGAGAACCCATACTGGGGAGAAGCCCTATAAATGCCAAGTTTGTGAGAAAGCCTTTCGTGATAGCTCACAACTCACCGTGCACCaaagagttcatactggagagaaaccctatgaatgtatcgagtgtgggaaagccttcagtcAGCGTTCTACTTTCAATCACCACCAGCgaactcacactggagagaagcaCTCAGGTCTGGCTCGGTCTGTTTCTTAA
- the LOC136166622 gene encoding large ribosomal subunit protein uL11-like, producing the protein MPPKFDPNEIKVVYLRCTGGEVGATSALAPKIGPLGLSPKKVGDDIAEATGDWKGLRITVKLTIQNRQAQIEVVPSASALIIKALKEPPRDRKKQKNIKHSGNITFDEIVNIARQMWHRSLVRELSGTIKEILGTAQSVGCNVDGRHPHDIIDINSGAVECPAS; encoded by the coding sequence ATGCCTCCTAAGTTCGACCCCAACGAGATCAAAGTCGTGTACCTGAGGTGCACTGGTGGGGAAGTCGGTGCCACGTCTGCCCTGGCCCCCAAGATCGGCCCCTTGGGCCTGTCTCCAAAAAAGGTCGGTGATGACATAGCCGAGGCAACTGGTGATTGGAAGGGTCTGAGGATTACAGTGAAACTGACCATTCAGAACAGACAAGCCCAGATTGAGGTGgtaccttctgcttctgccctGATCATCAAAGCCCTCAAGGAACCACCAAGGgacagaaagaagcagaaaaacattAAGCACAGTGGAAACATCACTTTTGATGAGATCGTCAACATTGCCCGGCAGATGTGGCACCGGTCTCTAGTTAGAGAACTTTCTGGAACCATTAAAGAGATCCTGGGGACCGCCCAGTCTGTGGGCTGCAATGTTGATGGCCGCCACCCTCATGACATCATAGATATCAACAGTGGTGCAGTGGAGTGCCCAGCTAGCTAA